A section of the Colius striatus isolate bColStr4 chromosome 28, bColStr4.1.hap1, whole genome shotgun sequence genome encodes:
- the LOC133628087 gene encoding izumo sperm-egg fusion protein 1-like, with the protein MEVMWIECSSCNVTLYVCSRTVHCGERRLWVEEGKELRLDCGLAWHELAHGTKSYWFYRLRGHTEGPPQPQEQLQAESSEPVLVQKGVTAAAGGRYRCEMRDARGDVASELVFDVVVTRSSARSHPAPAPPASGPAAGGVPVPTIIIASCSSVVVVAIVVMGLCLCQRMRRSAQGQQNPELP; encoded by the exons ATGGAGGTGATGTGGATCGAATGCAGCTCGTGCAACGTCACCCTTTACGTCTGCAGCCGGACGGTGCATTGCGGGG AGCGGCGTCTGtgggtggaggaggggaaggagctgcGTCTGGACTGCGGCCTGGCCTGGCACGAGCTGGCCCACGGCACCAAGAGCTACTGGTTCTACCGGCTGCGGGGCCACACGGAgggtcccccccagccccaggagcagctccaggccgAGAGCTCCGAGCCGGTGCTGGTGCAGAAGGGGGTGACGGCAGCGGCGGGGGGACGGTACCGCTGCGAGATGCGGGACGCGCGGGGGGACGTCGCCTCCGAGCTCGTCTTTGACGTCGTGG tgaccCGCTCGTCCGCGCGCTCCcacccggccccggccccgccggcctCTGGCCCCGCTGCGGGGGGGGTCCCGGTGCCCACCATCATCATcgccagctgcagcagcgtcGTCGTGGTGGCCATCGTGGTCATGGGCTTGTG cctctgccaaCGGATGCGCCGCAGCGCCCAGGGCCAGCAGAACCCTGAGCtcccctga